TTAAAAGTAAAGACAATACATCTTTGCTGAATAATTCAAACAATACAAGTCATTTAATGATATTTTTTGTTTAAGATATAGATTTATAAAGATATCAATTCGTGTTAAAATTAAATTTTAAATCATCGTAATTCAACTTTGAAAGAGCATAAATAAACTTACGATAAAATTTAAAAACCTGTCATCTTTTGAAGCAGGCCTGTTTTACAGTGTAAGAAGCATACCTGAAATATTCGTTTATGTCTATAAAGGAGGATAAAGTATGAGAATGGTCGATTTAATTAATAAGAAAAAGGAAGGGAAGGCCCTTTCAAAGGAGGAAATAGCCTTTATTGTAGAAGGCTTTACAAAAGGCGAAATACCTGAATACCAGATGTCTGCCTTTTTAATGGCTGTGTATTTTAAAGGAATGAATCAAGAGGAGACGGCAGAGCTTACTTTGAATATGGCAAAGTCCGGCGATACGGTAGACCTTTCTGAAATAGAAGGGGTTAAAGTAGATAAGCATTCCACAGGAGGCGTCGGGGATAAAACCACTTTGATTATTTCTCCCATTGTTGCTTCTTTGGGTGTACCTGTTGCTAAAATGAGCGGAAGAGGCCTTGGCCATACCGGCGGAACAGTGGACAAGCTTGAATCTATTCCTGGGTTTAAAACAAGCCTTTCAAGAGAGGAATTTTTAAATATCGTAAAAAAGGACGGCCTTTGTGTTGCCGGCCAATCTGGAAATCTTGCCCCTGCCGATAAAAAAATATATGCCTTGAGAGACGTTACGGGGACAGTAGATAATTTATCCTTAATTGCTTCTAGTATCATGAGTAAGAAAATAGCCGCAGGAGCAGACGCCATTCTTCTTGATGTTAAAACGGGAAGCGGCGCTTTTATGAAAACCCCGGAGGCTTCCATAGCCCTTGCAAAAGAAATGGTCAATATCGGAGAAGCCGTTGGAAGGCACACCGTTGCTCTCATAACGGATATGGATATTCCTTTGGGCTTTGCCATAGGAAACAGCCTTGAAATCATAGAATCCGTAGATACCTTAAAAGGAAACGGTCCGGAGGATTTAACAGAGGTTTGTCTTGCCATCGCCTCTGAAATGCTCTATCTTGCAGGAAAGGGCAGTGTAGCTGAATGCCGAAGAATGGCCGAAGGCGCCATAAAAGACGGTTCCGCTTTTAAAAAGCTTGCTGAAATGGTTTCAAATCAAGGGGGCGACCCATCTGTTATTGAGGATACGGAAAACTTTCAAAAGGCAGGCATATGTCATACCCTTTTAAGCACTGAGGAAGGCTATATCCATCATATGGATGTTGAAGGCATTGGCATATCTTCTTCACTTTTAGGGGCAGGAAGAGAAAGAGAAGACAGCGTTATAGATTTTTCTGCAGGCATTCTATTAAATAAAAAAACAGGCGATTACGTTAAAAAAGATGAGGTTCTTGCCCATTTTTATACAAATGATGAAAATAAGCTGAAACAAGGCATTCATAAATTTCTGGAATCCATTGAATTCTCAAA
This is a stretch of genomic DNA from Anaeropeptidivorans aminofermentans. It encodes these proteins:
- a CDS encoding pyrimidine-nucleoside phosphorylase, which encodes MRMVDLINKKKEGKALSKEEIAFIVEGFTKGEIPEYQMSAFLMAVYFKGMNQEETAELTLNMAKSGDTVDLSEIEGVKVDKHSTGGVGDKTTLIISPIVASLGVPVAKMSGRGLGHTGGTVDKLESIPGFKTSLSREEFLNIVKKDGLCVAGQSGNLAPADKKIYALRDVTGTVDNLSLIASSIMSKKIAAGADAILLDVKTGSGAFMKTPEASIALAKEMVNIGEAVGRHTVALITDMDIPLGFAIGNSLEIIESVDTLKGNGPEDLTEVCLAIASEMLYLAGKGSVAECRRMAEGAIKDGSAFKKLAEMVSNQGGDPSVIEDTENFQKAGICHTLLSTEEGYIHHMDVEGIGISSSLLGAGREREDSVIDFSAGILLNKKTGDYVKKDEVLAHFYTNDENKLKQGIHKFLESIEFSKEKPGKNPLIYARVSKDGVENRA